In Rattus norvegicus strain BN/NHsdMcwi chromosome 1, GRCr8, whole genome shotgun sequence, a genomic segment contains:
- the Zfp772 gene encoding zinc finger protein 419 isoform 2 (isoform 2 is encoded by transcript variant 2), which produces MLCCAETPLLSTDNVTILQTSSSLLRHQVTYTAGDTPMNTESGEAIQSEKKNCICSDCGKTFTSTSHLNRHRMIHTGEKPFQCSECGMSFSQKAFLIKHFRIHTGEKPFRCGECGKAFKHNISLVSHQRVHTGETPFTCTECGKSYMTRSNLTRHFQVHASEKPYSCSECGKAFKEKSSLIYHARVHTRERPFQCSDCGKSFSQKAFLIKHFRVHTGEKPFRCSECGKAFKHNCFLVAHQRVHTGETPFTCTECGKSYMNRSSLLYHYRVHTGEKP; this is translated from the coding sequence ATGCTGTGCTGTGCCGAGACACCCTTGCTAAGCACGGACAATGTGACGATCCTTCAGACCTCCTCCAGTCTTCTCAGGCATCAAGTGACTTACACTGCTGGGGACACCCCCATGAACACTGAGAGTGGAGAGGCCATTCAGAGTGAGAAGAAGAACTGCATATGCAGTGACTGTGGCAAAACTTTTACTAGCACGTCCCACCTCAATCGGCACCGGATGATACACACGGGAGAAAAGCCTTTCCAGTGCAGTGAGTGTGGGATGTCCTTCAGCCAAAAAGCCTTTCTCATTAAACATTTTAGAATTCACACAGGAGAGAAGCCTTTCAGGTGTGGTGAGTGTGGCAAAGCCTTCAAGCATAATATTTCCCTTGTTTCTCACCAGCGAGTTCACACAGGAGAGACGCCCTTTACCTGCACGGAATGTGGGAAATCATATATGACCAGATCCAACCTTACACGTCACTTTCAAGTTCATGCTTCAGAAAAGCCTTACAGTTGCAGTGAATGTGGCAAAGCGTTTAAGGAGAAATCCAGCCTCATTTATCATGCACGAGTGCACACCCGTGAAAGGCCTTTTCAGTGCAGCGATTGTGGGAAGTCCTTCAGCCAAAAAGCCTTTCTCATTAAGCATTtcagagttcacactggagagaagcctttCAGGTGCAGTGAGTGTGGCAAAGCCTTTAAACACAACTGCTTCCTTGTTGCTCATCAGCGAGTTCACACAGGAGAGACACCTTTTACGTGCACTGAATGTGGCAAGTCATACATGAACAGATCCAGCCTTCTATATCATTATCGGGTTCATACTGGAGAAAAGCCGTAG
- the Zfp772 gene encoding zinc finger protein 419 isoform 1 (isoform 1 is encoded by transcript variant 1), producing the protein MATSQGPASQWSPVVIVEAAGGALPQVSQYSVKPANQEEGCVSFEDVAVYFSWEEWTLLNDSQRLLYQTVMTEILALMSSLGLVPSGIHDITQLESWGEPSVPALRFLTPGCWIKVESESSPIEQSLSAEGGVSLSTLQQQMLCCAETPLLSTDNVTILQTSSSLLRHQVTYTAGDTPMNTESGEAIQSEKKNCICSDCGKTFTSTSHLNRHRMIHTGEKPFQCSECGMSFSQKAFLIKHFRIHTGEKPFRCGECGKAFKHNISLVSHQRVHTGETPFTCTECGKSYMTRSNLTRHFQVHASEKPYSCSECGKAFKEKSSLIYHARVHTRERPFQCSDCGKSFSQKAFLIKHFRVHTGEKPFRCSECGKAFKHNCFLVAHQRVHTGETPFTCTECGKSYMNRSSLLYHYRVHTGEKP; encoded by the exons ATGGCCACGTCCCAGGGCCCCGCCAGCCAGTGGAGCCCGGTGGTGATTGTGGAGGCTGCCGGTGGAGCCCTGCCCCAG GTTTCCCAGTACTCAGTGAAACCTGCCAACCAGGAAGAG GGCTGTGTTTCCTTTGAGGATGTGGCTGTTTACTTCTCCTGGGAGGAATGGACACTGCTCAATGACTCTCAAAGGCTTCTGTACCAGACGGTGATGACAGAGATCTTAGCACTCATGTCCTCTCTCG GACTTGTACCTTCCGGGATCCATGACATCACTCAGTTGGAGTCTTGGGGAGAGCCCTCTGTGCCTGCATTGAGATTCCTGACTCCAG GTTGTTGGATCAAAGTGGAGAGTGAGTCGTCCCCTATTGAGCAGAGTCTGTCTGCAGAAGGAGGTGTTAGTTTATCCACACTGCAACAGCAAATGCTGTGCTGTGCCGAGACACCCTTGCTAAGCACGGACAATGTGACGATCCTTCAGACCTCCTCCAGTCTTCTCAGGCATCAAGTGACTTACACTGCTGGGGACACCCCCATGAACACTGAGAGTGGAGAGGCCATTCAGAGTGAGAAGAAGAACTGCATATGCAGTGACTGTGGCAAAACTTTTACTAGCACGTCCCACCTCAATCGGCACCGGATGATACACACGGGAGAAAAGCCTTTCCAGTGCAGTGAGTGTGGGATGTCCTTCAGCCAAAAAGCCTTTCTCATTAAACATTTTAGAATTCACACAGGAGAGAAGCCTTTCAGGTGTGGTGAGTGTGGCAAAGCCTTCAAGCATAATATTTCCCTTGTTTCTCACCAGCGAGTTCACACAGGAGAGACGCCCTTTACCTGCACGGAATGTGGGAAATCATATATGACCAGATCCAACCTTACACGTCACTTTCAAGTTCATGCTTCAGAAAAGCCTTACAGTTGCAGTGAATGTGGCAAAGCGTTTAAGGAGAAATCCAGCCTCATTTATCATGCACGAGTGCACACCCGTGAAAGGCCTTTTCAGTGCAGCGATTGTGGGAAGTCCTTCAGCCAAAAAGCCTTTCTCATTAAGCATTtcagagttcacactggagagaagcctttCAGGTGCAGTGAGTGTGGCAAAGCCTTTAAACACAACTGCTTCCTTGTTGCTCATCAGCGAGTTCACACAGGAGAGACACCTTTTACGTGCACTGAATGTGGCAAGTCATACATGAACAGATCCAGCCTTCTATATCATTATCGGGTTCATACTGGAGAAAAGCCGTAG